A single window of Ostrinia nubilalis chromosome 24, ilOstNubi1.1, whole genome shotgun sequence DNA harbors:
- the LOC135083948 gene encoding pyridoxal phosphate homeostasis protein produces the protein MSAEDDLEIDVMYGLKTVLTQIEAAVSRRSKDLPQIAPRLVAVSKIKPAALIIQAYEGGQRHFGENYVNELAEKASDPQILEKCKEIKWHFIGHLQTNKINKLLGSPGLFMVQTIDSAKLADNVNKQWVKYRKEEEKLKVMVQVNTSAEEAKNGIEPSESPTLVEHVIKNCPNLEFVGLMTIGQYDYDTSKGPNPDFLTLAKCRQEVCQKLNLDINQVELSMGMSCDFEHAIELGATTVRVGSTIFGARPPKAKAN, from the exons ATGTCTGCTGAAGACGACCTCGAAATCGACGTAATGTACGGCTTGAAAACTGTATTAACTCAAATTGAGGCAGCAGTAAGCCGTAGGAGTAAG GACCTACCACAAATAGCACCAAGGCTTGTGGCAGTATCTAAGATAAAACCAGCAGCTCTCATCATACAGGCCTACGAGGGTGGCCAAAGACACTTCGGGGAAAACTATGTCAATGAACTGGCAGAAAAGGCCAGCGATCCACAAATTCTTGAGAAATGTAAAGAAATCAAATGGCACTTTATAGGGCATTTGCAAACAAACAAGATCAACAAATTGCTCGGTTCACCGGGATTGTTCATGGTGCAGACTATTGATTCAGCGAAGCTAGCAGATAATGTAAATAAGCAATGGGTAAAGTACAGGAAAGAAGAGGAGAAACTGAAGGTCATGGTGCAAGTTAACACAAGTGCTGAAGAAG CTAAAAATGGAATAGAGCCATCAGAATCACCAACATTAGTAGAGCATGTCATAAAGAACTGTCCCAATCTAGAGTTTGTGGGACTGATGACCATTGGCCAGTATGACTATGACACCTCCAAAGGGCCCAACCCAGACTTCCTGACCCTTGCCAAATGCAGGCAAGAGGTGTGTCAGAAACTCAACTTGGATATTAATCAAGTTGAACTATCCATGGGGATGTCATGTGATTTTGAACATGCT ATTGAACTTGGAGCCACTACAGTTAGAGTTGGGTCTACCATCTTCGGCGCTCGACCTCCGAAGGCAAAGGCTAActaa